The following are encoded in a window of Prochlorococcus marinus CUG1417 genomic DNA:
- a CDS encoding NAD(P)H-dependent oxidoreductase, producing the protein MTESKDLIIITASCGKNLELSEKFLEKSIELKISSEILDLTTLDIPLFNPRIHSKDNIPVVIEELKKKLFTIEKWVICAPEYNGSIPPILSNFIAWLSISGDDFRNLFNGQPIAIATFSGGIGLELLTSLRIQLVHLGSQVLGRQLLSSYSKPIDTKTIEDIIQRLLQMKKIKT; encoded by the coding sequence ATGACTGAATCAAAAGATCTTATAATCATTACTGCTAGTTGTGGAAAAAATCTAGAACTTTCAGAAAAATTCCTTGAAAAAAGTATTGAACTTAAAATAAGTTCTGAGATACTAGATCTTACGACTCTTGATATTCCATTATTTAATCCAAGAATTCACAGCAAAGATAATATCCCAGTTGTAATAGAAGAATTAAAAAAAAAGCTTTTCACAATAGAAAAGTGGGTGATTTGTGCTCCTGAATATAATGGATCTATTCCTCCTATTCTCTCAAACTTCATAGCTTGGTTATCTATTTCAGGAGATGATTTTAGGAATTTATTTAATGGTCAACCAATTGCAATTGCTACATTCTCTGGTGGAATAGGTTTAGAGTTACTTACCTCATTACGTATTCAATTAGTACATTTGGGAAGTCAAGTATTAGGTAGACAACTTTTGTCCTCATATAGTAAACCTATAGATACAAAAACAATTGAAGATATTATTCAAAGACTTTTACAAATGAAAAAAATAAAAACATAA
- the mrdA gene encoding penicillin-binding protein 2 produces MIKTSPNKKLISFKRQPLVLLIFSSISFLLILFRLIFLQLLNYESFKKMSDENRIRLIASQPIRGRILDKNGYVLADSRVKYSLIIKPQSVNKSNWEKHKSSISNLLNIDSNVIQKKYSDGLKNQKLLVTILDDLNVDQLIKFKENEGNLISFEIATKLIRNYPYKSLAAHVIGYTQPITESEYKFLSKKGYKLSDLIGRTGIEYVYEDFIRGEWGGEMVEVNSLGKFQRSLGIKPPIQGNDVELTIDINLQLVAEEVLKDKKAGAIIVMDPRDGAIRAMASKPTFDLNFFSKDFKPEKEYNKIFNSPEKPLFNRALNAYDPGSIWKIVTALAGLESGKFPRDTILDTKPCLTYGSQCFREHNDLGFGLIGYEDALRVSSNTFFYQVGYGVGVDEIHKVSRKLGFNSLSGIEISEQENIGLVASSEWAKEGRGWGQPGRTPWVPEDIASMSIGQFVVQVTPIQIAKAYAAIANGGYLVTPHLTKKDLESRLDEKRTPIDIDPQNIHLIKSGLRKVVESGTGVSINYGVSNLPPVSGKTGTAEDGEGGLDHAWFVCFAPSEKSELLVVAFAQNTPGGGSVHALPMAREILKVWNEKRMKFY; encoded by the coding sequence TTGATTAAAACAAGTCCTAATAAAAAACTTATTTCATTTAAAAGACAACCTTTAGTCTTACTTATCTTTTCTTCTATTTCGTTTTTATTGATTCTATTTAGGCTAATTTTTTTACAACTATTAAATTATGAATCTTTTAAGAAGATGTCAGATGAAAATAGGATCAGACTTATTGCTTCGCAGCCTATACGTGGAAGAATACTAGATAAGAATGGTTATGTTTTAGCAGATAGTAGAGTTAAATATTCTTTAATAATAAAGCCTCAATCTGTTAATAAAAGTAATTGGGAAAAACATAAATCAAGTATTTCTAACTTGTTAAACATTGATAGTAATGTAATTCAAAAAAAATATTCTGATGGTCTAAAAAATCAAAAGCTTTTAGTTACTATTCTTGATGATTTAAATGTAGATCAATTAATAAAATTTAAGGAAAATGAAGGTAATTTAATTAGTTTTGAAATAGCAACCAAATTAATTAGAAATTATCCTTATAAATCCCTTGCTGCCCATGTAATTGGTTATACCCAGCCAATTACTGAATCAGAATATAAATTCTTATCTAAAAAGGGTTATAAATTAAGTGACTTAATAGGAAGAACAGGAATTGAATATGTTTACGAAGATTTTATAAGAGGTGAATGGGGTGGCGAAATGGTTGAAGTAAATTCATTAGGAAAATTTCAAAGATCCTTGGGTATAAAACCTCCAATTCAAGGTAATGATGTTGAATTAACAATCGATATAAATTTGCAATTAGTTGCTGAGGAAGTTCTTAAAGATAAAAAAGCAGGCGCGATAATAGTTATGGATCCCAGAGATGGTGCAATAAGAGCGATGGCAAGTAAGCCTACCTTTGATTTAAATTTTTTTTCAAAGGATTTCAAGCCTGAAAAAGAATATAATAAGATATTTAATTCTCCAGAAAAACCTCTTTTTAATAGAGCATTAAATGCTTATGATCCTGGAAGTATTTGGAAAATTGTAACCGCTTTAGCCGGCTTGGAAAGTGGAAAATTTCCTAGAGATACCATTTTAGATACAAAGCCATGTTTAACTTATGGGAGTCAATGTTTTAGAGAGCATAATGATTTAGGCTTTGGGTTGATAGGTTACGAAGATGCTTTAAGAGTTTCTAGTAATACATTTTTTTATCAAGTAGGCTACGGAGTAGGAGTTGATGAAATTCACAAGGTTTCACGAAAGCTTGGTTTTAATTCTTTATCTGGCATTGAAATTTCTGAACAAGAAAATATAGGATTAGTAGCTAGTAGTGAATGGGCTAAAGAAGGTAGAGGATGGGGGCAGCCAGGAAGAACTCCTTGGGTTCCAGAAGATATTGCAAGTATGTCTATCGGACAATTTGTTGTTCAAGTTACTCCAATTCAAATAGCTAAAGCATATGCAGCGATTGCCAATGGAGGTTACCTAGTTACTCCACATTTGACTAAAAAAGATTTAGAAAGTCGTTTAGATGAAAAACGTACTCCAATTGACATTGATCCTCAAAATATTCATTTGATAAAAAGTGGTCTAAGGAAAGTAGTAGAGTCTGGTACAGGGGTATCAATTAATTATGGAGTTTCAAATTTACCTCCAGTATCAGGTAAAACAGGAACTGCTGAAGATGGTGAAGGCGGATTAGATCACGCTTGGTTCGTTTGCTTTGCTCCTTCGGAAAAGAGTGAATTGCTCGTAGTCGCTTTTGCACAAAATACTCCTGGTGGAGGTTCGGTACATGCGCTTCCTATGGCTAGAGAAATTTTGAAAGTTTGGAATGAAAAAAGAATGAAATTTTATTAG
- a CDS encoding diflavin flavoprotein, translating to MSDINIGLLAENQNLSEFEISENFSCVRFLDQNKERFELEFNLEKGTSFNTFFIRSHEELFIIHPPEKQYLNSFNKVISRFCDQFKLNKINFISGHINPQIIETIKNISTQFKNTTITCSNPGYKLISELWNQRNPKLKDFVEIDLPEINIIKKEHNLELDNISLELIPIPTARWPGGLIIYERNQEILLSEKIFSAHIASTEWSETNRVSTEIDRKHFYDCLMAPMSNQVVSITEKIADYDIKTIAPLHGPAIEYSLKSFLNDYIRWGENLSRNNPKIALIYASAYGNTASIGDALAKGINRTSVEVESINCEFTPNDALIKSIQNADGYLIGSPTLGGHAPTPIVSALGTLLSEGNRDKPVGIFGSFGWSGEAIDLLETKLKDGGFKFSFEPIRIKFSPNKPKIKELEEIGTHFGRKIIKKAKKKPRKSDTGMITSKTDPKLQALGRVIGSLCVLTASKGKDENNIKGAMLASWVSQASFSPPGLSIAVAKDRSVESLLQIGDSFALNILSEKDFKEPLKRFTKPFAPGEDRFEGLDIELTPNEQIIIPESLAWLDASVKERMECGDHWVIYAEVLHGNILNSDSLTAVHHRKTGASY from the coding sequence ATGTCAGATATTAATATAGGCTTACTAGCTGAAAATCAAAACTTATCAGAATTTGAAATTAGCGAAAATTTTTCTTGTGTAAGATTTTTAGACCAAAATAAAGAAAGATTTGAACTTGAATTTAACCTTGAAAAAGGAACCTCTTTTAATACTTTTTTCATTAGAAGTCATGAAGAACTTTTTATTATTCATCCCCCTGAGAAACAATATTTAAATTCATTTAATAAAGTAATTTCTAGGTTTTGCGATCAATTTAAATTAAATAAAATCAACTTTATTTCTGGTCATATTAATCCCCAAATCATTGAAACCATAAAAAATATAAGCACCCAATTTAAAAACACAACTATTACTTGCTCGAATCCAGGTTATAAACTTATTAGCGAACTTTGGAATCAAAGAAATCCTAAATTAAAAGACTTCGTTGAAATTGACTTACCTGAAATAAACATAATCAAAAAAGAACATAATTTAGAATTAGATAACATTTCACTAGAGTTAATTCCTATTCCAACAGCACGTTGGCCTGGGGGCCTGATAATTTATGAACGTAATCAAGAAATTCTTCTAAGTGAAAAAATTTTCTCTGCTCATATTGCTTCTACAGAATGGTCTGAAACAAATCGAGTTAGCACAGAAATTGATAGGAAACATTTTTATGATTGCTTGATGGCACCAATGTCTAATCAAGTAGTATCAATAACTGAAAAAATTGCAGATTACGACATTAAAACTATTGCACCATTACATGGTCCCGCTATCGAATATAGCTTAAAAAGCTTCTTAAATGACTACATTAGATGGGGTGAAAATCTCTCAAGAAATAATCCTAAGATAGCTCTGATATATGCAAGTGCATATGGAAATACAGCCTCAATAGGTGATGCATTGGCTAAAGGGATAAATAGAACTTCTGTCGAAGTTGAAAGTATAAATTGTGAATTTACACCAAATGATGCACTTATAAAATCTATCCAAAACGCTGATGGATATTTAATAGGATCACCAACACTAGGCGGTCACGCCCCAACTCCAATAGTAAGTGCACTAGGCACATTATTATCAGAGGGTAATAGAGATAAACCAGTTGGAATTTTTGGTAGTTTTGGCTGGAGCGGCGAAGCTATAGATTTACTTGAAACAAAATTAAAAGATGGTGGTTTTAAGTTTAGTTTTGAACCTATAAGAATTAAATTCAGTCCAAATAAACCAAAAATTAAAGAGCTAGAAGAAATAGGAACTCACTTTGGAAGAAAAATTATAAAAAAAGCAAAGAAAAAACCCAGAAAATCAGATACTGGAATGATTACAAGCAAAACGGATCCAAAGCTACAAGCTCTTGGAAGAGTAATTGGCTCACTCTGCGTTCTAACTGCCTCTAAAGGCAAAGATGAGAATAATATCAAAGGGGCTATGCTTGCATCTTGGGTTAGTCAAGCAAGTTTTTCTCCTCCGGGATTAAGTATTGCAGTAGCAAAAGATAGATCGGTAGAGTCTCTTCTGCAAATAGGAGATTCATTCGCATTAAATATTCTCAGTGAAAAAGATTTTAAAGAACCTCTGAAAAGATTTACAAAACCCTTTGCGCCAGGAGAAGATAGATTTGAAGGTTTAGATATTGAATTAACTCCCAATGAACAAATAATCATTCCTGAATCCTTAGCGTGGTTAGACGCTTCAGTAAAAGAGAGAATGGAATGTGGGGATCATTGGGTAATATACGCTGAAGTACTACACGGTAATATACTAAACTCCGATAGTCTAACCGCAGTTCATCACCGTAAAACTGGTGCTAGCTATTAA